Below is a window of Streptomyces genisteinicus DNA.
CCCGCCTTGTCGGCGAGCCCGACCCGGTCGAGCAGCCGCTCCGCCCGGGCGCGGGCGACGGCCTTGGTCTCGCCCTTGACCTGCATCGGGGCTTCCATGACGTTCGCGATCGCCGTCATGTGCGGGAACAGGTTGAAGCGCTGGAAGACCATGCCGATGTCCCGGCGCTGCGCCGCGACCTCGCTGTCCTTCAGCTCGTAGAGCTTGTCGCCCTTCTGCCGGTAGCCGACCAGCCGGCCGTCGACCGACAGGCGGCCGGCGTTGATCTTCTCCAGGTGGTTGATGCACCGCAGGAAGGTGGACTTGCCGGAGCCGGACGGGCCGACCAGGCAGAACACCTCCCGGGGGGCGACCTCCAGGTCGATGCCGCGCAGGATGTGCGCCGCGCCGAAGGACTTGTGGACGCCCTCGGCCTTCACCATGGCGTTCATGACCACGCCCCTTCGCGCTTGCCGGTGACGTTCAGCAGGTTCGCCTTCACCCGCTGCCACGGGGTGGGCGGCAGCTGGCGCAGCGACCCGCGGGCGTAGTGACGCTCGACGTAGTACTGGCCGACGCTGAACACGCTGGTCAGAGCCAGGTACCAGACCGAGGCCACGAGCAGCGTCTCCATGATCGCGAACGAGGTGGAGCCGATGTTCTGCGCGGCGCGCAGCAGTTCGGTGTACTGCACGGCCGACACCAGGGACGAGGTCTTCAGCAGGTTGATGAACTCGTTGCCGGTGGGCGGCACGATCACCCGCATCGCCTGCGGGAGGACGATGCGCCGCATGGTCTTGGAGTTGGACATGCCGAGCGCGTGCGAGGCCTCCGTCTGCCCCTCGTCCACCGACTGGATGCCGGCGCGGACGATCTCCGCCATGTAGGCGCCCTCGTTCAGGCCGAGACCCAGCAGGGCGACCATGAACGGGGTCATCACGTCGACCATCTCGTCCTTGTAGAACCCAAGGTTGAGGATGGGGAAGATCAGCGCCAGGTTGAAC
It encodes the following:
- a CDS encoding amino acid ABC transporter ATP-binding protein — translated: MNAMVKAEGVHKSFGAAHILRGIDLEVAPREVFCLVGPSGSGKSTFLRCINHLEKINAGRLSVDGRLVGYRQKGDKLYELKDSEVAAQRRDIGMVFQRFNLFPHMTAIANVMEAPMQVKGETKAVARARAERLLDRVGLADKAGNYPSQLSGGQQQRVAIARALAMEPKLMLFDEPTSALDPELVGEVLDVMRGLAEEGMTMIVVTHEMGFAREVGDSLVFMDGGVVVESGNPRDVLTDPQHERTKAFLSKVL
- a CDS encoding amino acid ABC transporter permease, which encodes MTDKFDKTPADGPPARQAVDKGTYTPPEQIKAIPVRHWGRWVSAVIVVALLGTLIYSFSQGDVNWGTVGDLIFDDRIVRGMGATLLISVLSMLIGLVLGILFAVMRLSKNPVTGAVAWLYIWFFRGTPVYVQLLLWFNLALIFPILNLGFYKDEMVDVMTPFMVALLGLGLNEGAYMAEIVRAGIQSVDEGQTEASHALGMSNSKTMRRIVLPQAMRVIVPPTGNEFINLLKTSSLVSAVQYTELLRAAQNIGSTSFAIMETLLVASVWYLALTSVFSVGQYYVERHYARGSLRQLPPTPWQRVKANLLNVTGKREGAWS